From one Onychomys torridus chromosome 12, mOncTor1.1, whole genome shotgun sequence genomic stretch:
- the Umps gene encoding uridine 5'-monophosphate synthase isoform X2: MLAILEQQKKIDAEMVGRVQRFIQENVFPAAHHNGVPPPKKKACKELSFGARAELPGVHPLASTLLRLMQKKESNLCLSADVSEARELLQLADTLGPSICMLKTHVDILNDFTLDVMEELVALAKRHEFLIFEDRKFADIGNTVKKQYEGGIFKIASWADVVNAHVVPGSGVVKGLQEVGLPLRRACLLIAEMSSAGSLATGNYTKAAVGMAEEHCGFVIGFISGSRVSMKPEFLHLTPGVQLETGGDHLGQQYNSPQEVIGKRGSDVIIVGRGILAASNRLEAAEMYRKAAWEAYLSRLAV, from the exons ATGCTAGCGATCCTCGAGCAGCAGAAAAAAATTGATGCCGAGATGGTCGGGAGAGTGCAGAGGTTTATTCAGGAGAATGTTTTCCCAGCAGCTCATCATAATGGTGTCCCCCCTCCTAAGAAGAAGGCATGCAAAGAACTGAGCTTTGGTGCACGAGCAGAGCTGCCCGGAGTCCACCCACTTGCCTCGACGCTTCTCAGGCTTATGCAGAAGAAGGAGAGcaatctgtgtctgtctgctgatgtctcagaggccagagagttGCTGCAGCTAGCAGATACCTTGGGACCCAGCATCTGCATGCTCAAAACTCACGTCGATATTCTGAATGATTTTACTCTGGATGTGATGGAGGAGTTGGTAGCTCTGGCAAAACGCCATGAGTTCTTAATATTTGAAGATAGGAAATTCGCTGATATAGGCAACACGGTGAAAAAGCAGTATGAAG GTGGCATCTTTAAAATAGCTTCCTGGGCAGACGTAGTGAATGCCCATGTGGTCCCAGGCTCAGGAGTCGTGAAAGGCTTGCAGGAGGTGGGCCTGCCTCTACGTAGAGCATGCCTGCTCATTGCAGAGATGAGCTCTGCTGGCTCCTTGGCCACTGGAAACTACACCAAAGCAGCA GTTGGGATGGCTGAGGAGCACTGTGGATTTGTGATTGGCTTTATTTCCGGCTCCCGAGTCAGCATGAAACCAGAGTTTCTTCACTTGACCCCAGGAGTTCAATTAGAAACAGGAG GGGATCACCTCGGCCAACAGTACAATAGTCCTCAAGAAGTGATTGGCAAACGGGGTTCTGATGTCATCATTGTAGGCCGGGGAATCCTTGCAGCATCTAACCGCCTGGAAGCAGCTGAGATGTACAGAAAAGCTGCCTGGGAAGCTTATTTGAGTAGGCTTGCTGTTTAA
- the Umps gene encoding uridine 5'-monophosphate synthase isoform X1, with translation MAVASEALGLLVSELYDVQAFKFGSFVLKSGLTSPVYIDLRGIVSRPRLLSQVADILFQTAKNAEISFDSVCGVPYTALPLATVICSTNHIPMLIRRKETKDYGTKRLVEGEINPGQTCLIIEDVVTSGASVLETVEVLQKEGLKVTDAIVLLDREQGGKDKLQAQGIRLHSVCTLSKMLAILEQQKKIDAEMVGRVQRFIQENVFPAAHHNGVPPPKKKACKELSFGARAELPGVHPLASTLLRLMQKKESNLCLSADVSEARELLQLADTLGPSICMLKTHVDILNDFTLDVMEELVALAKRHEFLIFEDRKFADIGNTVKKQYEGGIFKIASWADVVNAHVVPGSGVVKGLQEVGLPLRRACLLIAEMSSAGSLATGNYTKAAVGMAEEHCGFVIGFISGSRVSMKPEFLHLTPGVQLETGGDHLGQQYNSPQEVIGKRGSDVIIVGRGILAASNRLEAAEMYRKAAWEAYLSRLAV, from the exons ATGGCGGTCGCCAGCGAAGCTCTGGGCCTCTTGGTCTCCGAGCTGTACGACGTGCAGGCTTTCAAGTTCGGGAGCTTTGTGCTGAAGAGCGGGCTCACCTCCCCAGTCTACATCGACCTGCGGGGCATCGTGTCCCGCCCGCGTCTGCTCAGTCAG GTCGCAGACATTTTATTCCAAACTGCAAAAAATGCGGAGATCAGTTTTGACAGTGTGTGTGGAGTTCCTTACACAGCGTTGCCACTGGCAACAGTTATCTGTTCAACCAATCACATTCCCATGCTCattagaaggaaggaaacaaaggaTTATG GTACCAAGCGTCTTGTAGAAGGAGAGATTAATCCAGGGCAAACGTGTCTGATCATTGAGGATGTCGTCACCAGTGGGGCCAGTGTTTTGGAAACTGTTGAAGTTCTTCAGAAGGAGGGCCTGAAGGTGACTGATGCCATAGTGCTGTTAGACCGCGAGCAGGGAGGCAAGGACAAGCTGCAGGCTCAGGGGATCCGTCTCCACTCCGTGTGCACGTTGTCCAAAATGCTAGCGATCCTCGAGCAGCAGAAAAAAATTGATGCCGAGATGGTCGGGAGAGTGCAGAGGTTTATTCAGGAGAATGTTTTCCCAGCAGCTCATCATAATGGTGTCCCCCCTCCTAAGAAGAAGGCATGCAAAGAACTGAGCTTTGGTGCACGAGCAGAGCTGCCCGGAGTCCACCCACTTGCCTCGACGCTTCTCAGGCTTATGCAGAAGAAGGAGAGcaatctgtgtctgtctgctgatgtctcagaggccagagagttGCTGCAGCTAGCAGATACCTTGGGACCCAGCATCTGCATGCTCAAAACTCACGTCGATATTCTGAATGATTTTACTCTGGATGTGATGGAGGAGTTGGTAGCTCTGGCAAAACGCCATGAGTTCTTAATATTTGAAGATAGGAAATTCGCTGATATAGGCAACACGGTGAAAAAGCAGTATGAAG GTGGCATCTTTAAAATAGCTTCCTGGGCAGACGTAGTGAATGCCCATGTGGTCCCAGGCTCAGGAGTCGTGAAAGGCTTGCAGGAGGTGGGCCTGCCTCTACGTAGAGCATGCCTGCTCATTGCAGAGATGAGCTCTGCTGGCTCCTTGGCCACTGGAAACTACACCAAAGCAGCA GTTGGGATGGCTGAGGAGCACTGTGGATTTGTGATTGGCTTTATTTCCGGCTCCCGAGTCAGCATGAAACCAGAGTTTCTTCACTTGACCCCAGGAGTTCAATTAGAAACAGGAG GGGATCACCTCGGCCAACAGTACAATAGTCCTCAAGAAGTGATTGGCAAACGGGGTTCTGATGTCATCATTGTAGGCCGGGGAATCCTTGCAGCATCTAACCGCCTGGAAGCAGCTGAGATGTACAGAAAAGCTGCCTGGGAAGCTTATTTGAGTAGGCTTGCTGTTTAA